From Candidatus Zymogenaceae bacterium, the proteins below share one genomic window:
- the pal gene encoding peptidoglycan-associated lipoprotein Pal, producing the protein MTRYIRVGTMVFIAVILMVGLGCSRTVKEIGMGTEDVGPTGVIEGEDISGGKYLDGTLYGLQDIYFEFDKSSLTMEAQTILRENAQWLTENPTVNVEIEGHCDERGTIEYNLALGDRRAKSARDFLINLGISATRLSTISYGEEMPLDPGHNETAWAKNRRAHFTIIAK; encoded by the coding sequence ATGACCCGATATATACGTGTGGGCACGATGGTTTTTATTGCCGTTATTCTCATGGTGGGCCTGGGTTGCAGCAGGACCGTTAAGGAGATCGGCATGGGTACGGAAGATGTCGGTCCCACCGGTGTGATAGAGGGTGAGGACATCTCGGGAGGCAAATACCTGGACGGCACGCTGTACGGCCTTCAGGACATATATTTTGAATTCGATAAGTCCTCACTGACCATGGAGGCCCAGACAATCCTGCGGGAGAACGCCCAGTGGTTGACCGAAAACCCCACGGTAAACGTGGAGATAGAGGGTCACTGCGATGAGCGCGGCACGATAGAATACAACCTGGCCCTGGGCGATCGGCGGGCCAAGAGCGCCCGGGATTTTCTGATCAATCTCGGCATCAGCGCCACCCGCCTGAGCACCATCAGCTACGGGGAGGAAATGCCCCTGGATCCGGGACACAACGAGACCGCATGGGCGAAAAACCGCAGGGCCCATTTTACGATTATCGCCAAATAA
- the tolB gene encoding Tol-Pal system beta propeller repeat protein TolB, with protein MKQARSLLILLMAIGFFVFPTAKSSVGKVYIDIDAPGFTQFPIAVPEFVNMARRGDDTTLAKESREVLLDDLFMAGIFDVVDPSLYTPNPDKNDRVDKIDSRVWMSLGAEAVIKGGYEKVGDTLVVELRLFDVVNDTFIFGRRYRGGEEDFSRMIHKFADELMLEYTGEPGIFQSMISFTTDQHGEKEIYIMDIDGRNKIRCTNNDAIDLSPDWSPDGTKLVYCSFKQRYPRIFTVDITSFVDTLIASYDGINISPSYSPSGSMIAFTSTMEYDANIYVMSASGGGVKKVTSGDIDVSPAWSPDGSMIAFTSNRGGGPQIYIMNVSTGNVRRLTYSGGYNTSPAWSPKGDTIAYVGISGGLFQVYVINTDGSGAMRLTNKGDNEDPTWSPDGNLIAFSSTRGGVSRIYWMRADGSDQTMIPGTGGNDTAPAWSPRVEFK; from the coding sequence ATGAAACAGGCGAGATCTCTCTTGATACTGCTGATGGCGATCGGATTTTTTGTATTTCCGACGGCGAAGAGCTCTGTGGGAAAGGTATATATCGATATCGACGCCCCCGGTTTTACGCAGTTTCCCATTGCGGTGCCGGAATTTGTCAACATGGCCCGCCGTGGAGACGACACGACCCTGGCCAAGGAAAGCCGGGAAGTGCTTCTCGACGACCTTTTCATGGCGGGCATCTTCGATGTGGTCGATCCGTCGCTCTATACCCCGAACCCGGACAAGAATGATCGGGTGGATAAAATCGACAGCAGGGTCTGGATGTCCCTGGGGGCCGAGGCGGTCATAAAAGGCGGGTATGAGAAGGTCGGCGATACGTTGGTGGTCGAGCTTCGGCTCTTCGACGTGGTCAATGACACGTTCATCTTCGGCCGGCGATACCGGGGGGGCGAGGAAGATTTCTCCCGCATGATCCACAAGTTCGCCGATGAGCTGATGCTGGAATACACCGGCGAGCCGGGCATCTTTCAGTCGATGATCTCGTTTACCACCGACCAGCACGGTGAGAAGGAAATCTACATCATGGACATCGACGGCCGGAACAAGATCCGCTGCACCAACAACGACGCCATCGATCTCTCCCCCGACTGGTCCCCGGACGGCACGAAGCTGGTGTACTGTTCCTTCAAGCAGCGCTATCCCCGCATCTTCACCGTGGATATCACCTCGTTTGTCGATACCCTCATCGCCTCGTACGACGGGATCAATATCTCGCCGTCCTACTCCCCGTCCGGTAGCATGATCGCCTTCACCTCCACCATGGAATACGACGCGAATATCTACGTGATGTCGGCAAGCGGGGGCGGCGTGAAGAAGGTCACCAGCGGCGACATCGATGTCTCACCCGCCTGGTCTCCCGACGGCTCCATGATCGCCTTCACATCGAACCGGGGAGGGGGACCGCAGATATACATCATGAATGTTTCCACCGGAAACGTTCGGCGCCTCACCTACTCCGGCGGGTATAATACTTCTCCGGCCTGGTCGCCGAAGGGAGACACCATCGCATATGTGGGTATCTCCGGGGGGCTGTTTCAGGTATATGTCATCAATACCGACGGCAGCGGCGCCATGCGCCTGACAAACAAGGGGGACAATGAAGATCCGACCTGGTCGCCGGATGGAAACCTCATCGCCTTTTCCTCGACCCGGGGCGGTGTGAGCAGGATATACTGGATGCGGGCCGACGGCTCGGACCAGACGATGATACCGGGAACCGGGGGGAATGATACCGCACCGGCCTGGTCCCCCCGGGTGGAGTTCAAGTAA